The Glycine soja cultivar W05 chromosome 3, ASM419377v2, whole genome shotgun sequence genome window below encodes:
- the LOC114405093 gene encoding uncharacterized protein LOC114405093, producing the protein MCPPPAKVTTKGAPKKLMNRKPRSTKRDPSYWEYVDAFNSMQNSNSSVRRSASSFEQPNPRRIMPMLDQFQPFIHDFIDNIVDVKADGNCEYRSVVGLLGMGEDSWSLVYNHLLKELGKFSYKYIKLFGGTDRFEELRMSLLVNGLTKVYLKDHCPLPPVALLWSSNCHP; encoded by the exons atgtgtcctcctccagcaAAGGTTACCAcaaaaggtgcaccgaagaaactgATGAACAGAAAGCCAAGGTCAACAAAGCGTGATCCATCTTATTGGGAGTATGTAGATGCTTTTAATTCTATGCAAAATAGCAATTCCTCAGTGAGGCGTAGTGCATCATCTTTTGAGCAGCCCAATCCAAGAAGGATCATGcctatgttggatcaatttcagccATTTATCCATGACTTCATTGATAacattgttgatgtcaaagctGATGGAAACTGTGAATATCGGTCAGTTGTcggtttattaggtatgggtgaagactCTTGGTCGTTGGTCTATAACCatctgcttaaagaacttggaaAATTCTCATATAAGTATATCAAGCTCTTTGGTGGCACGGacagatttgaggaattaaggatGTCATTACTTGTTAATGGGTTAACcaag gtttatttaaaaGACCATTGTCCTTTACCACCTGtagcattgttatggtctagcaATTGTCATCCTTAG